AGTGAAGTATATGGAATACGAGATAGAGATAACGAACCTTGCCACCTTTCCCTCGACCGTGAACTGGGACGTTGTCTTCAGTGCCGGAAGGTCAACCACCAGCGAGGGTATCTCGTCGCCATCAGAGAAAACATCATCCCCTCGAACAAAGTAGAATCCTAGTTCTCCGGTGACCGTCTCCAATGAGGAGAGGACGATGCTCTTCCAACCACCCTTGAATCCAATATTATCGGCCTCTTTTAATGTCCCAAGCTCGACCTCTCCATCGGGGGAGGACGGGCCTAGGAGGAGCTCACCGGCATGTTCGAGGTTGCCTAGATTCACGGCTGCAACTCGGTGCACGGTGATTGCGCCAGCATTGACGAGATCAGGGAGGTCCAATATGCCTAGATTCCCTGGAGGCGCATCCTCTGAAGTTGAAATGTTGCCGACAAAATCAGTAACACCCTCGAGAACGAAGTCGCCTGAATAGTCGCTATCGATGGCGATATTTCCGGTAATCGTCGTACAGCCATCACGAAGACTATCCAGATCTTCGGGGCTGGACACGGTGAGGATCTCCTCAATGATGCATTCTCGAGCTGATACGCCTGGATGACGTGTTGGCAGGAGATTGCAATCATAGAAATAACATACCAAGAGATAAACTCGAAAGGGCCAGGGTAAACCCTATGCCGAGGTGATATGGTACCATTATAACGATCGCCAGATGCGTATCTGCAAAAGGAAGAGGCTTGGATAATTGGATCCCTTTTAAATACAACCAGATTCATCAGACGCCCGACGCCAGCCTTCTGCTCTGAAACCTTTCCAATCTCGAAGAACTGGAAAGTCGCTGAATTACTGGGCTGATTGGCTCATTCGACATGCTGTCGAGTGCCCAGGCTGCTAGGACGAACTACGAGCTGGCACAGCCCTGAAAGTGGAGGCACCAGAGCCAGTCATCCATGGGCTTGTTCTGATCGATGGGTCTTGCAAAATGAGCTAATCTGGTTCCGTGAACTGTCTATTGGAACTGATAAATAATCGGATCCATGCTCCAAGCGGAGTGTTCAGCGTGAATGCCCCATTTCGCCGCACGGCGCTATCCAAGTCGGTTACCTACTCTGGAAGAAATTCACTAGGAATGCACATATAAATGAATCCATTGTACAGCTAGAACGGCTGTTTCTTCACCTCGGAGGTGAGGACAAGCGAAGGATGCTGCGCAAGAGTTTCCAGAAGGCTAGCCTCGAGCCCCCACAAGTCTGGGCTCGAGGACGTTAAGCCGCCTGCTGTGGACATATCAGACGATCTGCTCCGAAGGCCTGATATGCCTCCATGGTGGTATATACTTTCCAGTATGTCCTGTATTTTTTGGGTCGCCTTCGATAGCAACACCTAGATAGGATCTTCCTCGCAAGCTATGGCGCCGTTTTGGATCTTGGGGTTACTTTGGGTTATGTCGTGATGGTGATGGCCGGAGTAGTCGGTGCAGTCGGCGTAGTCGCAGTAGCTGGAGCTCACGGTGTGGGGGCTTAATGCTTTGAATACGCGTCATATGTGACTAACAACACCTTCACTCCCTCTGTGTCGGCCGAGCATCGATGCTAATACAACGGTTGTGAGGCAGAAgttgtgttgttgttgttgttgattctcGCGTCGGCGCGTTGGTCACGTGGTGTCCACATGCTGCTGTATACAATCAAGTCTACAGAGTAGCTATTCATCAAGTCTGAAATTGTCTGTTAGGGTGTATTAAAGGTTTAATTtgcttttcttgttttgtttcGTTTTCAATGTTCGGGGTCAAGAACAGAACTGGTGTTGCAAGTTTACATGAAACATCACTGCCTAAGATATATATGGACTATGATATACAGTAACAGCTCGGCACCCTCATAGCTTAGAACCCTTGTCCTGCTTTACAGTCTGTTTTACAGCAGTGCTCGTCTCTGACCACCAGGGATACATTGCAGAGTCAACCTCCCCGGGATGCGGTGCAAATACAGGGTTCCGCTTGTCCAGGAACGACTGGACGCCCTCTTTATAATCGCTGTGTACGGTCAGCCTTCGCTTCAAGCCCGGGGTATGTATTCAGCTTACCTCTGATTGATCATATGATGGAATACCCGAGATTCAAGAAGATGAGACTCCTCCGGTGACCGTGGACATTCCCACAGCAATGCCCGGCTCATTGACGACGCCAGAGGACTAACATTGTCCGCCATCTCCACTGCGAGTTCAACAGCACGAGGTAGAACCTGGCCCTGCTCTGGAAGAACCTCTGTGAAGAGATCACCGAAATGCTGCGCAGAGGGTGGGAATACTTTCCCTGTCGTGATCAAATGCATTGCGCGCGAGAAGCCGACAAGACGAGGGAGGAAATACGAAGCACACGACTCGACTGTCAGACCGCGGCGTGTGAAGACAAAGCCATATTTACTCTTTTCATGGCAGATACTTCATATATATTAGCAGGTTGCTTTTGAGTATCTGGCAGACATACCGGATGGCAGCTGGCAGGGTCATTGTCATGCCGACGCCCACAGCAGACCCCTGGAGGGCAACGATGGTAGGCTTTGCACACCGATGCATCGCCAGTGTCACTTTTCCACCACTGAAGATGTACCATTAGCTTGTCCTCGTACGGAGTAGCCCCGGCTCCTACATACATGTCTCTAAAGTCCGCCGCCCTGCCTTTGCCGTCTCCGAAGCCCACGGACAGATCGGACCCGGCGCAGAACATCTTCCCAGCCCCAGTCAGTACAACTGCCCTAACACGGCTGTCATGATGAAACATCTGGAATGCCCGTGTGAGGCTATCCGCCATGGACGGTGTAAAGGCATTGAATTTCTCTGGGCGGTTCAGGGTCACCACCACTACCGCGGTCGCATTTGGGGCGTTGGGAGGGTGATGAGAGATTTTAATATGGTCCAGGGCGAGACCTTCATACGAGTTTGGAATCTCCATTGCGATGCATTGTGGGAAGAATGTTTCTGTGGGTGTATGGACTATATAGCTGTCAAGCACATGGGACTCCTCGGCTGCGGTCTCTCTCGGCAAACTTCGGCCCAGCTACACCCGGCAGATCCAGCTGTCTTATAACAAGTTATATTGCTCGATATGATTTCGATATGATTTATAAGGATAGGTATTGGTTTAGTGGCAGGCAGTCCAGCCTGTCGTGGCTGACAACATTAAAGGATTGTATTAGGAGGCCAGTAAGTATAGCTGGCCACGATTAGGATTAAAGAAGGAATTTCCACCGAATACGGAGTGCAGTGAGTATCATCACCATATTAGACATCACCATATTAGAAGCAAGCAGCAGTAAGGATGGCATCCCCCTACCTATACCATTCGTCCAAGGGGTCTCCAAGGCACTCTCCAACCGTGACAGCTATTATCATTAGCAGGCGTCTCATAACCTTCAATTCACAAGGACATACCTCTAAGCCCCCGGCTTTCAGCCTCCTGCAGCATCTCCTCCGCGAGTTTGTAGACTGTCCAGTAGTGGATGTCGTGCGACAGCACAATGCTCCCGCCTGCATCCAGCTCGGTGACGAACTTGTCGAAGCTGACCTCGATCTGGCTCTCGTCGTTGTTCTCGTAGTCCTTGGTGTCAATACTCGCCGTGATCACCTTGTAGCCGAGACGGCCCAATACCTCGAGTACATGGCCGTCGGTGTCGAAATATGGCGGGCGCATGTAGGTTGGCCTTTCCTCGATGGACTGCTCGAGAACGTCGTCAAGCCGGTTCATCTGATCTTCAATTTGCGCATCGCTCAAACCGATGAGGCTGGGGTGGTCGTAACTATCAAGCAAACAAGGGTCAGTCAAAAAAGTGTTGCCAACTGCGCGACATGGTATACATACGTGTGCGATCCGATCTGGTGGCTTTCGCTTTGCAtgcgctggaggagactAGCACTCTCACTTGCGGCGCtgccgaggacgaagaaggtgGCTTGAGCGTCGTAAGCCGCAAGGAGATCAAGCAGCTCACTGGTGTATTCGGATGGGCCGTCGTCAAAGGTCAAGGCTATCGTCCCTGGCTGAATGCACTCAGTGATGACCTGGCCTGTCGGCACATCTCTGGTCTTGAGGGGAGAGGAGAACGCAGTGGAGGCAAGAGCTGCCAGAACGAAAGTCACCGAGGAATGCATATTGGAAAATATATCCGATTGCTTTGCAGACTTGGAATGGATTGCAATGGAGAGCCACAGGAGGGGCAGTCGGAGTGGACTATATAGTATACAGGCCCCCCGCCAAGGTCCACCATATCTATGTGGATGTGAGCTGTCAAGGCCTTCCCTGCTGCGTCGGACAAATCACAATGTCCTTAAATTGGAGCTGCTAATTTCTGGGCCGCGATCAGGGCACTGTGAGAGCTGTTATTGCCGCATCCCTGGCAAATAACGGTGGCTGGAATGTTGGCTGTTGAAAACAATTGAGGTGCAAGCGGCAACCCCTTGGGCTGCCCCTTGATGGCTGAAACAATGTCCCAATCACACTCGTACAGAACGCGAAAGTTCAATAGTCAATACGAGTCAGCCTGATTCCTGTGGGCCGGAGAGAGCTGCCAGTGATCCGAGTGTTGTGCGGAAACGGCCGTGGTGGGTAATGATTCATGAACCGGTTGACAGGTCATCTCCATCTTGACTTGGCCAGAGCTCCAGCCTGTTAGATGATCATATCTCCTATCATGCATGCAAGGCCCAGCCGAAAAATACCCGACGATTGCGAATCACGCAAGGGATTCGATGCTCTCGAccgctgctcttcctccatGCAGCCAAGCAAATCCTTCGCGGACGAAAACAGGCAAACAAAGAATCAGCAAACAAAAGCAATCAAGGAAATTGACAATTCAGCCGCAGCTGGCCTGAGCTGGCTGCATGGGCGGCCTTGACTCTTGGTGTGGTTGTCAGTGATCTGGCTGGGAATTGCCTGCCTATATTGGCAATTTCtcttggagatagctggctagcccAGCCTTGCCAGGTCTTCTGGTGTAGAGGTCTAGCGTCTCAATTTTCTTAAGTGTATAACCCCCTCTAGCAGGATAAGATGGTGTTGTATACTAAAGACACGGTGTCTTCACTCGTGTgtagatatctataatatgGGTAATATCGCATGGCTGAACCTAAACAAACCGCCTAAAAATTGGCTACACTGGGCAAGAATGTTGGATATTGTACAACCATGGATCACTCCCGGGCAGGCTGAATTGTGGTGATACTCTGTTGCGAATGGTCAGCATTTTTTTGCCTTCTCAATGCAATTTCCACTTTTTCGTTCTCATTCTTGCTATCCTGTTACGGATGGCGTTTCTACCTATCACTGCACACATCAAGGCAACCGGAGACGGCGCTCTTTACAAGGAATAATATCAGACGGAATGTCTAGGTGTTTATTGCATCGTGGCATAACGCTTCAAGAACACAGATGACCCATGTATGCTTCCAGTTTACAGATTTGTATACTATTCTGTCGGATCACCGCACGAAACCTGCATCCGGCTATACCCAATGTCCGCCTGTTTCCTCTCTGTAAAATAAGGCGACAGGGACACGATGCGTGCGGACGCCCCAATTTCCCCAGGAATATACTCAGAACCAGGCCTGAGCCCAGCCCTAGACTCTTCGAGACTGACAATCCGCTCTGCGATGCGCCCCGCCAGCTCAGTATCCCAAAGCCCTTCGCGGCGTCGGGAATGTAAAAGGAGATTAATGGCGTCATGGCGGACAGAGGAGTGGCGGCAGCGAGTAGCGCATATAAAAAGCGGAGTCACAATGCCCAAGGAGAGCGAGAATGTGGCCGTCGGTGCGCTCGAGCTGTTCCGTTGAAAATACTGTCGCGGTTCCTGCAATATATCTGTAGCCAGCGAGATT
This is a stretch of genomic DNA from Aspergillus puulaauensis MK2 DNA, chromosome 8, nearly complete sequence. It encodes these proteins:
- a CDS encoding uncharacterized protein (COG:I;~EggNog:ENOG410PK7T;~InterPro:IPR001753,IPR029045,IPR014748;~PFAM:PF00378,PF16113;~go_function: GO:0003824 - catalytic activity [Evidence IEA]), coding for MEIPNSYEGLALDHIKISHHPPNAPNATAVVVVTLNRPEKFNAFTPSMADSLTRAFQMFHHDSRVRAVVLTGAGKMFCAGSDLSVGFGDGKGRAADFRDIGGKVTLAMHRCAKPTIVALQGSAVGVGMTMTLPAAIRICHEKSKYGFVFTRRGLTVESCASYFLPRLVGFSRAMHLITTGKVFPPSAQHFGDLFTEVLPEQGQVLPRAVELAVEMADNVSPLASSMSRALLWECPRSPEESHLLESRVFHHMINQSDYKEGVQSFLDKRNPVFAPHPGEVDSAMYPWWSETSTAVKQTVKQDKGSKL
- a CDS encoding chitin deacetylase (CAZy:CE4;~COG:G;~EggNog:ENOG410PP58;~InterPro:IPR002509,IPR011330;~PFAM:PF01522;~SECRETED:SignalP(1-18);~go_function: GO:0003824 - catalytic activity [Evidence IEA];~go_function: GO:0016810 - hydrolase activity, acting on carbon-nitrogen (but not peptide) bonds [Evidence IEA];~go_process: GO:0005975 - carbohydrate metabolic process [Evidence IEA]) is translated as MHSSVTFVLAALASTAFSSPLKTRDVPTGQVITECIQPGTIALTFDDGPSEYTSELLDLLAAYDAQATFFVLGSAASESASLLQRMQSESHQIGSHTYDHPSLIGLSDAQIEDQMNRLDDVLEQSIEERPTYMRPPYFDTDGHVLEVLGRLGYKVITASIDTKDYENNDESQIEVSFDKFVTELDAGGSIVLSHDIHYWTVYKLAEEMLQEAESRGLRAVTVGECLGDPLDEWYR